Genomic window (Streptomyces sp. NBC_00078):
GGTGGAGCTGGGCCACGACGTCGTCGTCCTGCTCGACTCGATCACGCGTCTGGGCCGTGCCTACAACCTGGCCGCGCCCGCTTCCGGCCGCATCCTGTCCGGTGGTGTCGACTCGACCGCCCTGTACCCGCCGAAGCGCTTCTTCGGTGCCGCGCGCAACATCGAGGACGGTGGCTCGCTCACCATCCTGGCGACGGCCCTGGTCGACACCGGGTCCCGCATGGACGAGGTGATCTTCGAGGAGTTCAAGGGCACGGGCAACGCCGAGCTCAAGCTCGACCGGAAGCTCGCCGACAAGCGCATCTTCCCGGCGGTGGACGTCGACGCGTCCGGTACCCGTAAGGAAGAGATCCTGCTCGGCAGTGACGAACTCGCCATCACCTGGAAGCTGCGGCGGGTGCTGCACGCGCTCGACCAGCAGCAGGCGATCGAGCTGCTGCTGGACAAGATGAAGCAGACGAAGTCGAACGCTGAGTTCCTGCTGCAGATTCAGAAGACGACGCCGATGCCGGGTAATGGTGACTAGTCGCCGTTGAGCCGGTGGCTGTTCGTCGGCCGCGGGTTCGTCGTGGCTGATCGCGCCCACGCGGCGGAGCCGCATATTGATACGGCCCCGCGCCCCTTAAGAGCCTGCCCTCCGTCACGCAAGTGACGGAGGGCAGGCTTTTGGCGCTGATAGGGACGGGCGTCCTGTTGTGCCCCTTTCACGTCCTGTCTCCCTGGGGGGGAACTCTTTGCGCACGCCCTTGTCCGGTAGCGGTCGTCGTAGACGCCGGATTCGTATTGCACTGCCCATTGCCGCGGCCGGAGTGGCCGCCGCGGCTGCCGGTGCGTTGCCGGCCTCGTCCGCGGGTGCCGCCACCGGCGTACCGGCACCGACGGCCAAGCCCGCCACCAGCACCGTCTCGACCACCGTGCTGAAGAGGCGCATCGCCGGCGCGCTCGCCAGCGACGGCACCGCGGGACAGGCGACGCCGAAGTCGTCCCTCAGCGCGAGCACCACCGGCTCCTCCGTGAGCCCCTACGTCATCGGCGGCACCGACACCGCCGTCACCTCGGCGCCCTGGATGGCGCAGCTCTGGTACTACGACGACCAGGGCACCACCGACGAGAGCGACGACCTCGGCTTCTTCTGCGGTGGCACCGTCGTCTCGCCGACGAAGATCCTCACCGCCGCGCACTGCGTCAAGGACGAGAGCGGCAAGAGCTACGACTGGAAGGCCTACGGCGCCGTCCTGACCGGCACCTCGCAGCTGCCGGCCACCGACAGCTCCGGCCACACCGACCTGCACGGCGGCACCGTCTCGCTGCCGCTCAGGCAGTGGAACCACCCGTCGTACAGCGCGACGACCATCAACAACGACGTCGCCGTCCTCACCCTGGCCTCCCCGGTCACGGCGACGCCGCTGCGCATGACGACATCCGGCGACACCGCCTCGTACGCCGGCGGCACCAGCGCCAGGCTCTACGGCTGGGGGCGCACCGCCTCCACCAGCCAGGACATCTCCGAAACGCTGAAGTCGACCACGCTGACCATCCACGCCGACAGCACCTGCTCCGGCGTCTACGGCAGCGGATACGTCAAGGGCCACATGATCTGCGCCGGCTCCCAGAGCGGCAGCGACAGCGGTACCAAGGCGGCCTGCAACGGAGACTCCGGCGGACCGCTGGTCGTGAACAACCGGATCGTCGGCGTCGTGTCGTGGGGCGTCGCGAACTGTGTGAAGAAGGGCTACTACAGCGTCTTCTCGAAGGTCAGCACCTACGTCGGCGCCGCCTACGCGAACGTCGACGACGCCGACCTCGGTCACAAGGACGGCAAGGCCGACCTGTTCGTACGCAGCTCCTCGACCAAGGAGGCGTTCGAGAAGGACTCCCAGGGCACCTCGCTGGCGGCACGGGTCTCCCTGGGGTCGTACGACGGGGTCAACCTCGTCCTGCAGACCGACCTGAACCGGGACGGCTACCAGGACATGGTGGTGCGCCAGAGTTCCGGCGGCGACGTCTACTGGCTGCACTACGTGCCGGCCGGCGGCTCCTGGGCCAGAACGAAGATCTTCACCGGCTGGACGACCCGCACCCGCATCGTCGCCCCGGGCGACATGACCGGCGACTACCTTCCGGACCTGCTGTCGGTCGACTCCGGCGGCACCCTGTGGATCTACCCCGGCAAGGGCAACGGCGCCTTCGCCTCCCGGGTGAAGGTCGGCACCGGCTGGAACCAGTACAACTCCCTGCGCGGCAAGGGCGACTTCACCGGCGACGGCAAGGCCGACCTGCTCGCCCGCAGGAGCAGCACCGGGGACCTGTACCTATACAAGGGCACCGGCAAGTCCGGCACGGACGCCTTCTCGGCCCGCGTCAAGGTGCGCAGCGCCTGGACCGGCTACAACGCCTTCGACGCGGTCGGCGACGTCAGCGGCGACGGCAGGGCCGACTTCCTGGCCCGTACGCCCGGAGGGACCCTCTACCTCTACAAGGGCACCGGTAAGGCCACCACGGAGATCTTTGCCACAAGGGTCTCGGTCGGTACCGGTTTCCAGCAGTACGACCTCTTCGGCTGAAACAGCAGGTGAGCGAGTTACGCCCGCGCGCTTTCGTGACGCTCTGTGCCCAACCTTCCACGGGTTGGGCACACTGCGTTGTGCAACCCTTTCTCGAGTTCCTCCGTCTGACCGTACGGAGCGACGATGGTGCGGTACGACGTGTATCCCGTACCGACCGACAGGCCTGTCCCTGAAAGCAGGGGGTAACCGACCGTAACGAGAACGAGGAGCACATGTCCGCCGAGAGCACGCCTGGACCCGGCATACCGGGAGAACCCGGTACCAACGGCACGCGGGGCAGCACCAAGGGCCGTCGCCGCAAGCCCCGCAGCAAGCGCCGCAAGGGTCTTCTGATCGCGGCCTGGACCACCGCGGGCATCGTCGTGGTCGGCGGCACCGGGGCCGGATACGTGTACTTCAAGCTCAACGGCAACATCAAGAGCGTCGACATCGACTCGGCGCTGGGCACCTCACGGCCGACGAAGGTGGACAACGGCTCGGAGAACATCCTCGTCCTCGGCTCCGACTCCCGCTCCGGCAGCAACAAGAAGCTCGGCGGCGGCGCGGACGACGGCAGCGCCCGCTCCGACACCGCGATGATCCTGCACGTGTACAAGGGCCACAAGCGGGCCAGCGTGGTCTCCATCCCCCGTGACACCATCATCGACCGCCCCGAGTGCACCGACGGCAAGGGCGTCACCCATGACGCCGCGACCGGCGTGATGTTCAACTCCGCGTACTCCACCGGCGGTGCCACCTGCGCGGTGAAGACCGTCGAGTCCGTCACGGACATCCGCATGGACCACTATCTCGAGGTCGACTTCAGCGGCTTCGAGAAGCTCGTCGACAAGCTCGGCGGCGTCCAGGTCACCACGACCAAGGACATCAAGGACTCCAAGAGCCATCTGGACCTCAGGGCCGGCAGTCACAAGCTCGACGGCGAGCAGGCCCTGGGCCTGGTCCGCACCCGGCACGGCGTCGGCGACGGCTCCGACCTCGGCCGCATCCAGCTCCAGCAGGCCTTCATCAAGGCACTCGTCGACCAGGTCAAGCACATCGGTGTCTTCTCCAACCCGAAGAGGCTCTACGACCTCGCCGACACCGCCACCAAGGCCGTGACGGCCGACTCCAAGCTGGGCTCGGTCAACTCCCTGATGTCCTTCGCGAACGGACTCAAGGGCATCGGCTCCTCGAACATGCACATGGTCACGATGCCGGTCCAGTACGACCCGGCGAACCCCAACCGCGTGATCGTCGAGAAGTCGAAGGCCCAGCAGGTGTGGACGGCCCTCAGAAACGACCGGCCGATCCCGAAGACGGCCACCGAAGGCAATGCCACGGGCGAAGCCAGGGGCGTCGTCGGCTCCGGCAGGGAATAGATCACCCCAACCCCCGGTTTTGGGGGATGGCCCCAGTCCTGGCAGACTGGTACGTCGGCTCCGGTTCACGCCTCCGCAATCCGCGGCTGCGACCCGGCGCCCTCCCGAAACTAGGAGACACCTTGAAGCGCGACATTCACCCCGAGTACGTCGAGACGCAGGTCAGCTGCACCTGTGGCGCGTCGTTCACCACCCGTAGCACGATCTCCAGCGGCACCGTCCGTGCCGAGGTCTGCTCCGAGTGCCACCCGTTCTACACGGGCAAGCAGAAGATCCTCGACACCGGTGGCCGTGTGGCCCGCTTCGAGGCCCGCTTCGGCAAGGCTGCAGCCGGCTCCAAGAAGTAGCGAGCTCCAATCCGCCGGTCCACGGCCGCGCCCTGAAACAGGCGCGCCGGGACCGGCGTTTTTGGTCGCCCGCCTTCCCCCTCTTTCCGCATTTCAGGAGCCCAAGATGTTCGAGGCCGTCGAGGAACTCGTCGGTGAGCACGCCGACCTGGAGACGAAGCTCGCCGACCCGTCGGTCCACGCCGACCAGGCCAACGCGCGCAAGCTGAACAAGCGTTACGCCGAGCTCACCCCGATCGTCGCCACGTACCGCTCCTGGAAGCAGACCGGCGACGACATCGAGACGGCGAAGGAATTCGTCGCCGACGACCCGGACTTCGCGGCTGAGGCCAAGGAGCTGGAGAAGCAGCGCGAGCAGCTCACCGAGAAGCTGCGTCTGCTGCTGGTCCCGCGTGACCCGAGTGACGACAAGGACGTCATTCTGGAGATCAAGGCCGGTGCCGGCGGTGACGAGTCCGCGCTCTTCGCGGGCGACCTGCTGCGCATGTATCTCCGGTACGCCGAGCGCGTCGGCTGGAAGACCGAGATCATCGACTCGACCGAGTCCGAGCTGGGCGGCTACAAGGACGTCCAGGTCGCCGTGAAGACCAAGGGCGGGAACGGTGCCACCGAGCCCGGGCAGGGCGTCTGGGCCCGCCTGAAGTACGAGGGCGGCGTGCACCGCGTGCAGCGCGTGCCGGCGACCGAGTCCCAGGGCCGTATCCACACCTCCGCGGCCGGTGTCCTCGTGACACCCGAGGCCGAGGAGGTCGACGTCGAGGTCAACCCGAACGACCTGCGCATCGACGTCTACCGCTCCTCAGGACCCGGCGGGCAGTCGGTCAACACCACCGACTCCGCCGTGCGCATCACGCACATTCCCACCGGAGTCGTCGCCTCCTGCCAGAACGAGAAGAGCCAGTTGCAGAACAAGGAGCAGGCACTGCGTATCCTGCGCTCCAGGCTGCTCGCAGCGGCGCAGGAGGAGGCGGAGCGGGAGGCCGCCGACGCCCGCCGCAGCCAGGTCCGCACCGTCGACCGCTCCGAGAAGATCCGTACGTACAACTTCCCGGAGAACCGCCTCTCGGACCACCGCGTCGGCTTCAAGGCCTACAACCTGGACCAGGTCCTGGACGGCGACCTCGACGCGGTGATCCAGGCCTGCGTCGACGCGGACTCGGCGGCCAAGCTGGCAGCCGCGTAAGGCGCACGTACGCACGACCTAGTACGACACGGAGGACTTGCGTGAACCTGCTGCTCGCAGAGGTGGCACAGGCCACCCAGCGGCTGGCCGACGCCGGCGTGCCCTCGCCGCGCAATGACGCGGAGGAGCTGGCCGCGTTCGTGCACGGCGTGAAGCGGGGCGAGCTGCACTCCGTGAAGGACTCGGACTTCGACGCCCGCTACTGGGAGGCCATCGCCCGGCGCGAGCAGCGCGAACCGCTGCAGCACATCACCGGGCGGGCCTACTTCCGCTACCTGGAACTCCAGGTCGGACCGGGGGTGTTCGTGCCGCGCCCGGAGACCGAGTCCGTGGTCGGCTGGGCGATAGACGCCGTGCGCGCCATGGACGTCGTGGAACCCCGCATCGTCGACCTGTGCACCGGCTCCGGCGCGATCGCGCTCGCGCTCGCCCAGGAGGTCCCGCGCTCCCGTGTACACGCCGTGGAGCTGTCCGAGGAAGCCCTCCAGTGGACCCGCAAGAACGTGCAGGGGTCCAGGGTCGACCTGCGGCAGGGCAACGCGCTCGACGCCTTCCGCGACCTCGACGGCCATGTCGACCTGGTCGTCTCCAACCCGCCCTACATCCCGCTGACCGAGTGGGAGTACGTCGCTCCCGAGGCACGGGACTACGATCCCGAACTCGCCCTGTTCTCAGGGGAGGACGGCCTCGACCTCATCCGCGGTCTTGAGCGGACCGCACACCGGCTCCTGCGCCCCGGCGGCGTCGTCGTCATCGAGCACGCCGACACCCAGGGCGGCCAGGTGCCGTGGATCTTCACCGAGGAACGGGGCTGGGCCGACGCGGCCGACCACCCCGACCTGAACAGGCGCCCCCGGTTCGCGACGGCCCGCAAGGCGCTGCCGTGAGCACCGCCCAGACTCTTTCCCGGAAGTACGTGTACGAGGAGGCCCGCTAGACATGGCACGGCGATACGACACCAACGACGCGACGGACCGTACGACGGGTCTGCGCGAGGCCGCGTCCGCCGTCCGTCGTGGCGAGCTGGTCGTCCTCCCGACCGACACGGTGTACGGCATCGGCGCCGACGCGTTCTCCTCGGAGGCCGTCGTCGATCTGCTGGAGGCCAAGGGCCGGGGCCGCAACATGCCCACCCCCGTGCTGATCGGCTCCCCGAACACGCTCCACGGCCTGGTCACGGACTTCTCCGAGCTGGCCTGGGAACTCGTCGACGCCTTCTGGCCGGGCGCGCTCACGCTCGTCGCCAAGCACCAGCCGTCCCTGCAGTGGGACCTGGGCGACACCCGTGGCACCGTCGCCGTGCGCATGCCACTGCACCCCGTCGCCATCGAGCTGCTCACCGAGGTCGGCCCCATGGCCGTCTCCTCCGCCAACCTCACCGGCCACCCGGCGCCGGAGGACTGCGACGCCGCGCAGGAGATGCTCGGCGACTCCGTCTCCGTCTACCTCGACGGCGGCCCGACGCCCGCCAACGTCCCCTCCTCCATCGTCGACGTCACCGGCCCGGTGCCGGTGCTGCTGCGAGCGGGCGCGCTGTCGGCCGACGAGCTGCGGAAGGTCGTACCCGACCTCGAGGTGGCGAATTGACGGCCCCTGACGCGGGGCGTGGCATAGGCAACGGGGACCGTGCCACGGAGATCACGACGACGTTCGTCGGGCTTCCACGCGACTGTTTCCGCATCCTCCACGTCAGCACCGGCAACGTATGCCGCTCGCCCATCACCGAGCGGCTGACCCGCCATTACGTGACGCAGCGGCTCGGCGTGCTGGGTGGCGCGCTGATCGTGGAGAGCGCGGGCACCTGGGGCCACGAGGGCGCCCCCATGGAGGCGAACGCGGAGG
Coding sequences:
- a CDS encoding trypsin-like serine protease, producing MAAAAAGALPASSAGAATGVPAPTAKPATSTVSTTVLKRRIAGALASDGTAGQATPKSSLSASTTGSSVSPYVIGGTDTAVTSAPWMAQLWYYDDQGTTDESDDLGFFCGGTVVSPTKILTAAHCVKDESGKSYDWKAYGAVLTGTSQLPATDSSGHTDLHGGTVSLPLRQWNHPSYSATTINNDVAVLTLASPVTATPLRMTTSGDTASYAGGTSARLYGWGRTASTSQDISETLKSTTLTIHADSTCSGVYGSGYVKGHMICAGSQSGSDSGTKAACNGDSGGPLVVNNRIVGVVSWGVANCVKKGYYSVFSKVSTYVGAAYANVDDADLGHKDGKADLFVRSSSTKEAFEKDSQGTSLAARVSLGSYDGVNLVLQTDLNRDGYQDMVVRQSSGGDVYWLHYVPAGGSWARTKIFTGWTTRTRIVAPGDMTGDYLPDLLSVDSGGTLWIYPGKGNGAFASRVKVGTGWNQYNSLRGKGDFTGDGKADLLARRSSTGDLYLYKGTGKSGTDAFSARVKVRSAWTGYNAFDAVGDVSGDGRADFLARTPGGTLYLYKGTGKATTEIFATRVSVGTGFQQYDLFG
- a CDS encoding LCP family protein produces the protein MSAESTPGPGIPGEPGTNGTRGSTKGRRRKPRSKRRKGLLIAAWTTAGIVVVGGTGAGYVYFKLNGNIKSVDIDSALGTSRPTKVDNGSENILVLGSDSRSGSNKKLGGGADDGSARSDTAMILHVYKGHKRASVVSIPRDTIIDRPECTDGKGVTHDAATGVMFNSAYSTGGATCAVKTVESVTDIRMDHYLEVDFSGFEKLVDKLGGVQVTTTKDIKDSKSHLDLRAGSHKLDGEQALGLVRTRHGVGDGSDLGRIQLQQAFIKALVDQVKHIGVFSNPKRLYDLADTATKAVTADSKLGSVNSLMSFANGLKGIGSSNMHMVTMPVQYDPANPNRVIVEKSKAQQVWTALRNDRPIPKTATEGNATGEARGVVGSGRE
- a CDS encoding L-threonylcarbamoyladenylate synthase translates to MARRYDTNDATDRTTGLREAASAVRRGELVVLPTDTVYGIGADAFSSEAVVDLLEAKGRGRNMPTPVLIGSPNTLHGLVTDFSELAWELVDAFWPGALTLVAKHQPSLQWDLGDTRGTVAVRMPLHPVAIELLTEVGPMAVSSANLTGHPAPEDCDAAQEMLGDSVSVYLDGGPTPANVPSSIVDVTGPVPVLLRAGALSADELRKVVPDLEVAN
- the prmC gene encoding peptide chain release factor N(5)-glutamine methyltransferase; amino-acid sequence: MNLLLAEVAQATQRLADAGVPSPRNDAEELAAFVHGVKRGELHSVKDSDFDARYWEAIARREQREPLQHITGRAYFRYLELQVGPGVFVPRPETESVVGWAIDAVRAMDVVEPRIVDLCTGSGAIALALAQEVPRSRVHAVELSEEALQWTRKNVQGSRVDLRQGNALDAFRDLDGHVDLVVSNPPYIPLTEWEYVAPEARDYDPELALFSGEDGLDLIRGLERTAHRLLRPGGVVVIEHADTQGGQVPWIFTEERGWADAADHPDLNRRPRFATARKALP
- the prfA gene encoding peptide chain release factor 1, whose protein sequence is MFEAVEELVGEHADLETKLADPSVHADQANARKLNKRYAELTPIVATYRSWKQTGDDIETAKEFVADDPDFAAEAKELEKQREQLTEKLRLLLVPRDPSDDKDVILEIKAGAGGDESALFAGDLLRMYLRYAERVGWKTEIIDSTESELGGYKDVQVAVKTKGGNGATEPGQGVWARLKYEGGVHRVQRVPATESQGRIHTSAAGVLVTPEAEEVDVEVNPNDLRIDVYRSSGPGGQSVNTTDSAVRITHIPTGVVASCQNEKSQLQNKEQALRILRSRLLAAAQEEAEREAADARRSQVRTVDRSEKIRTYNFPENRLSDHRVGFKAYNLDQVLDGDLDAVIQACVDADSAAKLAAA
- the rpmE gene encoding 50S ribosomal protein L31, encoding MKRDIHPEYVETQVSCTCGASFTTRSTISSGTVRAEVCSECHPFYTGKQKILDTGGRVARFEARFGKAAAGSKK